Genomic DNA from Streptomyces diastaticus subsp. diastaticus:
AGCACCCGCTCCGGCGCCACCGCGTGCCGCTCCGCGACCGCCGCCCGGGCCCTTCCCCCGTCCGGGTACGCGGCGAGGCCGGCCAGTGAGTCGGCGATCCGCTCCCGCAGCCAGCGCGGGGGCGTACCGGCGCGCACGTTCACCGCCAGGTCGGTCAGACCGGCGCCGCGCACCTCCGCGTCGCCGTGGTGCCGCAGATCGGGCTCGTCCATCGTCACTCCCCCTCCGGGGCGTCGCCCGCCGGGCCGCGCCGCGCCACCGCGCAGGTCGCCACCGCCGGACCGGGCCCGCCCGACTTCCGTTTCGGTACGAGCAGTTCGCCGCCGCCCGCCAGCGCCGCCGCCTCCGCGACCGAGGGCACCCCCAGCGCCGCCAGCGCGGTCGGCGAGGAGTGCGGCGTCGCCAGCGAGGCCAGCACCCCGGGCGCCCAGGACCGCAGCCCCACCCCCAGCAGCCGGGCCGCCTCGACGATGCCCGGCTCGGTGGCCTTCGCCTCGACGGTGGCCAGCTCCAGCAGCGGCCCGGCGTCCGGGCCCAGCTCCGCCAGCACCCCGCTCACCAGCGTGTACACCGCTTCGGCGGGCGCGTCGCGACAGGCGCCCACCCCCACCACCAGCCCGGCGGCGCCCCGGGAGCCGGTCACCGGGCAGCGCCCGGCCGGACGGCGCGGGCCACCAGCCGGGCCGCCGCCGACGGCAGCGCGGCCCAGTGGACGTGCAGGTAGGAGGCGTGCACGCCGCCCTGGACGAAGCCCTCGGTGCGGGGCGGTCCGGGCCGCACCACGCCCCATGCCGGGTCGGCGCCCGAGCCGGGCTCCAGGCTGGTGCGGTGGAACTCGTGGCCGGACACCCGCGTTCCGGCCGGGGCCAGCACGCTGTCGCCGACCGCCACCGCGTCCCGGTAGCCGAGCGTCAGCCGCTCCGTCATCCGCGCGGCGGCGTCCAGCACGCCGCACATCGGGGCGCCGTCCAGCTCCCGCGCCAGGTAGAGCAGGCCCGCGCACTCGGCGGCCACCGGAGCCCCGGCGGCGGCGAGCGCGGCCACCTCGGCGCGGAGCGCGGCGTTGGCCGACAGCTCGGGGGCGTACACCTCGGGGAAGCCGCCGCCGATCACCAGCGCGCCGGTGGACTCGGGGAGCCGTTCGTCGCGGAGCGGGTCGAAGGGGACCACCTCGGCGCCGGCCGCCGTCAGCAGTTCGGCGTGCTCGGCGTAGGAGAAGGTGAAGGCGGCGCCGCCCGCCACGGCCACCACCGGGCGCGGACCGGCGGGCGGGGGAGTACCGGCCCCGGCCAGTGCCCCGGCCGGGTCCCACGGCGCCTCGGTGAGCGGCGGCGCCGAGCGGGCCAGCGCCCACAAAGCGTCCAGGTCGCAGCCCGCGCGGATCTGCTCGGCCATGGCCGCCACCGCCGCCACCGCGTCCGGCTCGCGCTCCGCCACCGGGACCAGGCCCAGGTGGCGCGAGGGCGTCGCCGCCTGCGGGGTGCGGCGCAGCACGCCGAGCACGTCGACGCCCGCCTCGTCCAGGGCGTCCCGCAGCAACTCCTCGTGCCGGTCGGAGCCGACCTTGTTGAGGATGACCCCGCCGATCCGCACCTCGGGGTCCCAGGAGGCGAAGCCGTGCACCAGCGCCGCCACCGACCGGGACTGCGAGGAGCCGTCGACCACCAGCACCACCGGCGCCCGCAGCGCCTTCGCCAGTTGCGCGGTGGAGGCCAGGTCACCCTGGCCGGCCGCACCGTCGTACAGCCCCATCACGCCCTCGACCACGGCCAGGTCGGCCCCGGCCGCGCCGTGCGCGAAGAGCGGGCCGAGCAGCCCGGTGCCGCAGAGGCAGGCGTCCAGGTTGCGGCCCGGGCGGCCGGTGGCCAGCGCGTGGTAGCCCGGGTCGATGTAGTCGGGGCCCGCCTTGTGCGGCGAGACCGTGAGGCCCCGCCCGGTGAAGGCGGCCATCAGGCCGGTCGCCACCGTGGTCTTGCCGGAGCCCGACGACGGGGCCGCCACCACCAGGCGGGGGATACGGAGCGTACTCACCACTCGATGCCCCGCTGGCCCTTCTGGCCCGCGTCCATCGGGTGCTTCACCTTGGTCATCTCGGTCACCAGGTCGGCGAAGTCCACCAGCTCGGCGGGGGCGTTGCGGCCGGTGATCACCACGTGCTGGTTGCCGGGGCGGCTCCGCAGCACCTCGATGACCTCGGCGGTGTCGATCCACCCCCAGTGCAGCGGATAGGCGAACTCGTCCAGCACGTACAGCCGGTAGGTCTCGGCCGCCAGGTCGCGCTTGACCTGCTGCCAGCCCTCGCGGGCCTTGGCCTCGTTGTCCTGCTGGTCGTCGCGCTGGACCCAGGACCAGCCCTCGCCCATCTTGTGCCAGTCGACGCGGCCGCCCTCGCCGCTGGCGCCCAGCGTCCTCAGCGCGTTCTCCTCGCCGACCTTCCACTTCGCCGACTTGACGAACTGGAACACCCCGATCGGCCACCCCTGATTCCAGGCGCGCAGCGCCAGCCCGAAGGCCGCCGTCGACTTGCCCTTGCCGGGGCCGGTGTGGACCGCGACCAGCGGGCGGTTGCGGCGCTGACGTGTGGTGAGTCCGTCCTCGGGGACGACGGACGGCTGTCCCTGCGGCATTACGCGGCCCTCCTGGCACGGTGGTGATCGGTGACGTCCTTGACCAGGCCGGTGAGCGCGTCGGCCCGCAGCTCGTCCAAGGTGGCGGCGGTGCCCCGCAGTTCGCGGGCGAGTTCCCCGGCGAGTCCGAGGCGGACCGGGCCCGTCTCGCAGTCGACGACCACGCTCGCCGTCGCCTCGGCGGCGTGCAGCCGGGCCGCCCGGGCCGCCAGCGCCACCGGCTCCGGGCCGCCGGTGGCCCGGCCGTCGGTGACCACGACCAGCAGGGGGCGGCGCGTGGCATCCCGCAGCCGCTCCACCCGCAGCACGTCGTGGGCCTTCAGCAGCCCCGCCGCCAGCGGGGTCCGCCCGCCGGTCGGCAGCGACTGGAGCCGGGCGGCGGCCGCGTCCACCGAAGAGGTCGGCGGCAGCGCCACCTCGGCCGCACGGCCCCGGAAGGTCACCAGCCCCACCTTGTCGCGCCGCTGGTAGGCGTCGAGGAGCAGCGACAGCACCGCGCCCTTGACCGCGCCCATCCGCCTGCGCGCCGCCATCGACCCGGAGGCGTCCACCACGAAGAGGACGAGGTTGCCCTCGCGGCCCTCCCGGGTCGCCTGCCGCAGGTCGTCCCGGCGCACCACCAGGCCCCGCCCGGACCGGCCGCGCGCCCGCTGGTGCGGGGCGGCCGCCCGGACCGTCGCCGTCAGGTGCAGTGTGGTCAGCGCGCCCTCGGGACGGGTCGCCCCGGTGGTCCTGCCGCGCTCGGTCCGCGCCCGGGACCTGCGCCCCGCCGCGCCCGCGCCGAGCCCCGGCACGCTCAGCACCCTGGTGCGGAAGGGCTCGCCCGCCGCCACGGCCTGCTGCTCCGCCGAGGCGGGCCGGGGCGTGCCGCCACCGGAGTCGCCGGGTTCCGCGCCGGTCAGCGCCTCGGGGGCGTCCTCGGGCGCCGGGGCACCGGAGTCCTCGGTCCGCTGCGGCGGGAGGCCGCCCGCGCCGTCACCGGCACCGTCGCCGGGATCGGGTCGCCCGCCCCCGCCGCCGTCCGGGCCGGGCCCGTCGTCGCCACCGCCGTCCGGCTCCTCGGGCGCCTGCCCCCCGGGCGGCGTCGGCGGCTCGTCCTCGGGGTCGTCGGCGGCCGCGTCCCGCAGTACCTCGTCGAGCTTCTCCTCGTCCAGGCCCGGCGCGTCGAAGGGGTTGCGGCGGCGCCGGTGCGGCAGCGCCAGCAGCGCGGCCCGGCGTACGTCCTCCACCGCGACCCCGGTCCGGCCCGCCCAGGCGGCCAGCGCGGTCGCGGTACGGGCCATCACCAGGTCGCCGCGCATCCCGTCCACCTCGAACGCCGCGCAGACCGCCGCGATCCGGCGCAGCGCGCCGTCACCCAGCCGGACCTGGGGCAGCAGCGCCCGGGCGGCGGCCACCCGCTCGCGCAGTTCCGCCTCCTCGCCGGCCCAGCGCCCCGCGAAGGCGGCCGGGCCGTCCTCGAAGGCGAGCCGGCGGCGCACCACCTCGACGCGCTGGTCCGGCTCCCGGGAGGCGGCCACCTCGACGGTCAGCCCGAACCGGTCCAGGAGCTGCGGCCGCAGCTCGCCCTCCTCCGGGTTCATGGTGCCGACCAGCAGGAACCGGGCCGCGTGCCGTACCGAGACGCCCTCGCGCTCCACGTACGAGGCACCCATCGCCGCCGCGTCCAGCAGCAAATCGATCAGGTGGTCGTGGAGGAGGTTGACCTCGTCCACGTAGAGGATGCCCCGGTGCGCGTCGGCCAGCAGGCCCGGCTCGAACGCCTTGACGCCCTCGGCCAGGGCCCGTTCGATGTCGAGCGCGCCGACCAGCCGGTCCTCGGAGGCGCCGACCGGCAACTCCACCATCCTGGCCGGCCGCTCGCCGCCGGGCCCGTCCACCGGGTGCGGCCCGTCCGGGCAGCCGGGGTCGGGCGCCGCCGGATCGCAGGAGAACCGGCACCCCTCCACGGTCCGCACCGGCGGCAGCAGCGCGGCCAGCGCGCGCACCGCCGTCGACTTGGCGGTGCCCTTCTCCCCCCGGACGAGAACACCGCCGACGGCCGGGGAGACCGCGTTCAGCAGCAACGCCAGCCGCAGGTCGTCCTGACCGACGATCGCGGTGAACGGATAACGGGAACTGGTACTCATCGGGACTTCACTCCTTCACTCACCGGGACCCCGCACCGCACGGCGGCGGCGCGGGCACGGCGGACGGGGGACGCGGGGCCGGGACGTACGGACGGGCGGCTCACGGCGCGCCCGGCGGCAGGAACGGCAGGCCGGGAGGGGCGCCCCGCTCGATCAGGCGCAGCAGGGCATCGGTGTCGGCGTGCTCCTCGATCAGGTCGCCGAGCCGGTCGAGCTGCTCCTCGCGGAGCCGGCCGAAGGAGGTGTCGGGGGCGGGGACGAACCGGCGGCCCGCCGCCCGGGCCACCTCGGTGAGGAACGCCCTGCGGTAGCCGTCGCTCTCCAGCGAGCCGTGCCAGTGGGTGCCCCAGACCGCGCCCACCCGGCAGCCGTCCAGGGCCCGCCCGCCGGCGTCGGTGAAGACCGGCTCGCCGCCCAGCACCTCGGCGACGCCGTGGTGGATCTCGTACCCCTCGGCGGGCTCGCCCAACGCCGAACCGCTCGGCCGGGCCAGCGTCTTCTCCGCCGCGAACCGCACCCGGACCGGCAGCACGCCGAGCCCCTCGACGGTGCCCGCCCGGGACTCCACCTCGTCCTCGATCCGCTCCCCGAGCAGTTGGTAGCCGCCGCAGACGCCGAGCACCGGACGCCCCTCGGCGACCCGCCGCAGCAGCGCGTCGGCGAGACCCCGCTCGCGCAGCCAGGCCAGCGCGCGGACCGTGCCCCGGGTGCCGGGGACCACCACCAGGTCGGCGTCGGCCAGCTCCTCGGGCCGGTCCACGAACCGCACCACGACCCCCGGTTCCGCGGCCAGCGCGTCCACGTCGGTGAAGTTGGACATCAGCGGCACCGCGCAGACCGCGACCCGCAGCACGTCCTCACCGACCGGCGGCGCCACCACCGACTCGCGGACCGCGCCGCGCAGCGAGACGCGCAGCCCGTCCTCCTCGTCGATGCCGAGCCCCTCGGCGTACGGCAGGACACCGAAGGTGTGGCGGCCGGTGAGGCCGCGCAGCATGTCGATGCCGGGCTTCAGGAGTTCGGCGTCGCCGCGGAACTTGTTGACGACGTACCCGGCGACCAGCGCCTGGTCCTCGGGGGCCAGCAGCGCCGTGGTGCCGAAGAACGAGGCGAAGACGCCGCCCCGGTCGATGTCGCCGACGACCAGCACCGGCAGCCTCGCCGCCCGGGCCACGCCCATGTTGACGATGTCGGTCCGGCGCAGATTGATCTCGGCCGGACTGCCCGCACCCTCGCAGACCACCACGTCGTGGGTGGCACGCAGCCGCGCCAGGCAGTCCAGCACCGGCTCCAGCAGCGCCTCCCGGCGGCCGCCCGCCACCGCCCGGGCCGCTTCGCCGGGGGGCACCGAGCCGAAGAAGCCCCGGGCGCTCAGCTCCCCGACCGGCCTGCCGAGCAGCACCACCTGGCTGGAGCGGTCGCCACCGGGCTTGAGCAGTACCGGATTCATCAGCGCCGTCGGCTCGACGCGGGCCGCCTGCGCCTGCATCGCCTGGGCCCGGCCGATCTCCGCGCCCTCCCGCGTGACGAACGAGTTCAGGGACATGTTCTGCCCCTTGAACGGCGCCACCTTCATCCCGCGCCGCGCCAGCCACCGGCAGACGCCGGCCGTCAGCACGCTCTTCCCGGCGTCCGAGGTGGTCCCCGCGATCAGCAACCCGCCGCTCATGCCCCTGCCCCTCCCTGTCCTGTCGTCGCGCGCCGTGCGCGCCCGCGTATCGCTCCGGCCGCCAGCCGCGCGCCCGCCCCCGCGACCAGCGCCAGCGCGCCGACCCGCCGGGAGAGCCGGGCGGCCCGCTCGACGTCACCGGGCCGCACGGCGCGGCCCGCCGTGCCCAGCACCGGCCGGTGCTCGGTCCGCCCGCCGTAGGCGAGGGTGCCGCCGAGGCGTACGCCGAGCGCCCCGGCGAACGCCGCCTCGACCGGGCCCGCGTTGGGGCTGGGGTGGCGGTGCGCGTCGGCGCGCCAGGCGCGCAGGGCGCCGCGCGGGTCGGGCCCGGCGAGGACGGCGAGGGCCGCGGTCAGCCGGGCGCCCGGGTACCCGACGGCGTCGTCGAGCCGGGCCGAGGCCCACCCGAACCGGCGCAGCCGGGGGGACTTGTGGCCGACCATGGCGTCCAGCGTGTTGACGGCGCGGAAGCCGGCCAGACCCGGCACGCCGGCCACCGCGCCCCAGACCAGGGCGCCGACCACCGCGTCGGAGGTGTTCTCGGCGACCGACTCCACCACGGCCCGGGCCAGCGCGTCCGCGTCCAGCGCCTCGGGGTCGCGCCCGCAGAGCCGGGGCAGCAGCCGCCTGGCCCCGGCCACGTCACCGGCCTCCAGCGCGGCTCCGATCAGCCGGGCCTCACGCACCAGCGAGGTGCCGCCGACCACCGCCCAGGTGGTGGCGGCGGTCAGCGCGACGGCCGCGCGCGGGTGGGGGCGCACAGCGCGGGCGGCCAGTGCGGCTACCGCGGTGGCGCCCCCGGCGCACAGGGCGGTGTGCAGCGCGCCCCAGCCCCGGTGGTCGTGGAACAGGCGCCGCTCGACGGCGGAGG
This window encodes:
- a CDS encoding cobalamin biosynthesis protein, whose amino-acid sequence is MTGSRGAAGLVVGVGACRDAPAEAVYTLVSGVLAELGPDAGPLLELATVEAKATEPGIVEAARLLGVGLRSWAPGVLASLATPHSSPTALAALGVPSVAEAAALAGGGELLVPKRKSGGPGPAVATCAVARRGPAGDAPEGE
- a CDS encoding cobyrinate a,c-diamide synthase; translated protein: MVSTLRIPRLVVAAPSSGSGKTTVATGLMAAFTGRGLTVSPHKAGPDYIDPGYHALATGRPGRNLDACLCGTGLLGPLFAHGAAGADLAVVEGVMGLYDGAAGQGDLASTAQLAKALRAPVVLVVDGSSQSRSVAALVHGFASWDPEVRIGGVILNKVGSDRHEELLRDALDEAGVDVLGVLRRTPQAATPSRHLGLVPVAEREPDAVAAVAAMAEQIRAGCDLDALWALARSAPPLTEAPWDPAGALAGAGTPPPAGPRPVVAVAGGAAFTFSYAEHAELLTAAGAEVVPFDPLRDERLPESTGALVIGGGFPEVYAPELSANAALRAEVAALAAAGAPVAAECAGLLYLARELDGAPMCGVLDAAARMTERLTLGYRDAVAVGDSVLAPAGTRVSGHEFHRTSLEPGSGADPAWGVVRPGPPRTEGFVQGGVHASYLHVHWAALPSAAARLVARAVRPGAAR
- the cobO gene encoding cob(I)yrinic acid a,c-diamide adenosyltransferase, whose amino-acid sequence is MPQGQPSVVPEDGLTTRQRRNRPLVAVHTGPGKGKSTAAFGLALRAWNQGWPIGVFQFVKSAKWKVGEENALRTLGASGEGGRVDWHKMGEGWSWVQRDDQQDNEAKAREGWQQVKRDLAAETYRLYVLDEFAYPLHWGWIDTAEVIEVLRSRPGNQHVVITGRNAPAELVDFADLVTEMTKVKHPMDAGQKGQRGIEW
- a CDS encoding putative cobaltochelatase, whose amino-acid sequence is MSTSSRYPFTAIVGQDDLRLALLLNAVSPAVGGVLVRGEKGTAKSTAVRALAALLPPVRTVEGCRFSCDPAAPDPGCPDGPHPVDGPGGERPARMVELPVGASEDRLVGALDIERALAEGVKAFEPGLLADAHRGILYVDEVNLLHDHLIDLLLDAAAMGASYVEREGVSVRHAARFLLVGTMNPEEGELRPQLLDRFGLTVEVAASREPDQRVEVVRRRLAFEDGPAAFAGRWAGEEAELRERVAAARALLPQVRLGDGALRRIAAVCAAFEVDGMRGDLVMARTATALAAWAGRTGVAVEDVRRAALLALPHRRRRNPFDAPGLDEEKLDEVLRDAAADDPEDEPPTPPGGQAPEEPDGGGDDGPGPDGGGGGRPDPGDGAGDGAGGLPPQRTEDSGAPAPEDAPEALTGAEPGDSGGGTPRPASAEQQAVAAGEPFRTRVLSVPGLGAGAAGRRSRARTERGRTTGATRPEGALTTLHLTATVRAAAPHQRARGRSGRGLVVRRDDLRQATREGREGNLVLFVVDASGSMAARRRMGAVKGAVLSLLLDAYQRRDKVGLVTFRGRAAEVALPPTSSVDAAAARLQSLPTGGRTPLAAGLLKAHDVLRVERLRDATRRPLLVVVTDGRATGGPEPVALAARAARLHAAEATASVVVDCETGPVRLGLAGELARELRGTAATLDELRADALTGLVKDVTDHHRARRAA
- a CDS encoding cobyric acid synthase is translated as MSGGLLIAGTTSDAGKSVLTAGVCRWLARRGMKVAPFKGQNMSLNSFVTREGAEIGRAQAMQAQAARVEPTALMNPVLLKPGGDRSSQVVLLGRPVGELSARGFFGSVPPGEAARAVAGGRREALLEPVLDCLARLRATHDVVVCEGAGSPAEINLRRTDIVNMGVARAARLPVLVVGDIDRGGVFASFFGTTALLAPEDQALVAGYVVNKFRGDAELLKPGIDMLRGLTGRHTFGVLPYAEGLGIDEEDGLRVSLRGAVRESVVAPPVGEDVLRVAVCAVPLMSNFTDVDALAAEPGVVVRFVDRPEELADADLVVVPGTRGTVRALAWLRERGLADALLRRVAEGRPVLGVCGGYQLLGERIEDEVESRAGTVEGLGVLPVRVRFAAEKTLARPSGSALGEPAEGYEIHHGVAEVLGGEPVFTDAGGRALDGCRVGAVWGTHWHGSLESDGYRRAFLTEVARAAGRRFVPAPDTSFGRLREEQLDRLGDLIEEHADTDALLRLIERGAPPGLPFLPPGAP
- a CDS encoding cobalamin biosynthesis protein; the encoded protein is MDRADRVFAYGATAGLLADALLADPRRGHPVALFGRAASAVERRLFHDHRGWGALHTALCAGGATAVAALAARAVRPHPRAAVALTAATTWAVVGGTSLVREARLIGAALEAGDVAGARRLLPRLCGRDPEALDADALARAVVESVAENTSDAVVGALVWGAVAGVPGLAGFRAVNTLDAMVGHKSPRLRRFGWASARLDDAVGYPGARLTAALAVLAGPDPRGALRAWRADAHRHPSPNAGPVEAAFAGALGVRLGGTLAYGGRTEHRPVLGTAGRAVRPGDVERAARLSRRVGALALVAGAGARLAAGAIRGRARRATTGQGGAGA